CCCTCTTTCGCCATGTGTCTGCAACGtctgtgtgtggagaaacaGGCTCGGCATGTGCGTGTGTAGAGAGAGGGGGGGTCTGGATGAGTGGAGGGTCTGGCGGCTTaggcagggaggggggtggggggcacgCTAATTGTGCACAGGTGACTTCACACAGGTGCTCCTGCACACCGGCTGCTgccttggcacacacacacacacacacttacgtaCAGATGGGCAGGGCGACATTAAGATGCCATATGAGAATGTATGCATAATTGTGTGTACGAGTGTATGCGAGCAGTGAGAGTGATGGACGGAATAAAAGCAGTATGAAGGGGTGAAAATacgaggagagcgagagaggatgAAAGAGGGGCGAGACTGGCAGAAATGCCTGTCTTTCTGCAGCCGCTCTCTCCACCCTCAGAAAACAACCGCATGCGGTCGGGCCTTTCTCAATAGACAGACTTCACATTCTCTCCCCGTCCATGCCACTGATACTGAGCTGAATGCTCCCTGACAGGGGTGGTCTGCACGCCCTCCCACAGCAGATGTTGCCGTTTCATTTTCTCCTGCGTAGTTAGCTGCTCCGCGGAGAATTGAGCAGGAGGACAAAAACTGTCTCTGTTTATTACGTTGACGAATCTTTGCTGAGGAGGCCCCGCTGACCCACTCAGGAAGGAATAACAAACAAATTGAACAAGTCAACAAATGAACATCAGCGTCTCCTTCCCTTTGCGCACCCCCCCCACCGCCCGCCTTGTCCCGCCTCTCCCAGTGGATTGTTAACATCGCGACGTAATTTCATCGCGGCGGATGAGCTTTACAAGTTTGCCGTCTTCGTTGTCAACAGAGTTCCTCCTCTCGTGATGCTTCGTCTGCTAAGTGCCTGTCACCGTGACAGACCGGGTCCATTTATCCAACTCCATCACCGGAGAGCGGGAGGAAAACGCTAAGAGATTCCTTCAGCAAAGTAAAACATACCGACGTGGCGCGGAGGGGGCGAGGAAATtaagaaatgacagaaatgtgggagaaagagtgtgtttcagtgaacGTGAGAAAACATTATGTAAAGAATAACATacaaagaagagaggaaggtgATCGAGGGAGAAACTTCACCTCCCTCGGGTCCAGGCTGTGGCTGACAAGATGTATGCACCATTGCGTTAACCCGTACGCATTAACTAGCACTCCCCTAACTGCACTGCACAGCCAAGAGAGACCCAGGAGTGCTGCTGCACGACTCCCCTAAGGTCGCCTCCGAGAAGCCGCTGACGCCGACGGCTCCAGCTGCCGGGGACACCGAGAGTCCAAAAATAAGGCTTTCAGATTGAAAGCATCTTTTAACATCCTCAGTGCCTCCTTTGACTTAGTGCCCTGGAGGCCGGACAGAGATAAGCAGAGACAATGTGAGAAGGTGTAACAGTGGAGATAGGAGCGGAGCCAGGCGGCACTCTGACGGTTCTGTGGTAAGCCGAGCCTGTCAGAGGCGTGAGCTGCACTTTAATGAATTTAATGTTCACTCCTTCTCTCCTGTGGATGCGGTATCCTATTACACTCCACAGATTAATTTGTGTGGATCGGCATGGAATTactgccatgaaaaaaaaaaaaaaaaaaaaaagaagaatagtgaaaacatgaaaaagccaTTAACGCCTCTCAACAACATATTTACTTATAACTTGTTATCTTTTATTCAAAGTGTGCCTTAAAAATTCCAACATGACTTTAAATTAAGTAGACAACAATCCGAACGGTACAGTACAGCCTGATGACAGAACGCAGCAAATCAATATTAAGTTCTTTGATGATGCTCGGatcaaaaaaaaccccaaacaaacaGATGATGAAGTGTGGAGTTGAGGCACATCTGCTTTGAGGAAGCGGCTCACGATACAAGTCGACAGAAATCAGGAACACAGCTCGGCCATTGTTTTCAGGCTCCCTGGCTTTAAAGAGacttacatatacacacacacacacacacacacacacacacacaccgccttgAGGCAAGGAAGGCCAGGGACATCAAGTGTATTCAGTTCACAAGGAGGCATGTTGAGGAAATTTGAGTCGCGGTTTGGGTAGGCCCTCTGGAGGTCTTCTCCCCACAACGGAGTCGCTGTTACTTGCATAGCAGCAACTGCTATCTTTGCTCGCTAATTTAATTAACTTCATTAACTGAAGGTGGGGAAACGGCCCTTGAAATAACAAACTCACAGCACTGGAATTGCAAGCTAAATGGAAAACAAGTGTGGGAACCTAACCATGTATGGTAAATACATATTAGAATGAATAATCAGAAAATTAATatgaggaaaacatttttttttttccatgtacaGAATGGAACACAAACTCTAGAGGCATGGAGAGCATAATAACAGAGCAAATTATCACCGATGAGTTAttcaaaatacatacatacatactgctTGTTTAATTCtcgaataaatacatttcaaaaatacatatattttttttatctttccatattcttcttttttttttctacaaaaatgTTAAGCTTTGAAAGCAGCTATGtttaaaatatggcattaaaTCACTCAGTAAGGGCTTTTTATCAAAAGTGCCCAGACAAAATGTGATTTCTGAAAACTTCCTAGACAGAAGCATTGCATACTGTAATTTCTGTGTCAGAGCACCGGACttccaaacagaaaaaaattaaaataaaataaaataaaataaaatacaataaaaacaacactttcTTCTGACAGTGCAGGTAGATATGATGCAATCCGTTCCACaactcagtcatttttttttttttttatttagaagaaatctctgtgtatttttctgATAGTGGATTTGAGGCAGCTCTGATGATGGAATATGTAACAACATAACATTGCATATCTGGCGTGCCACAGAGGGCAGATTAGGCCTCTCGCTCtgctctctcacagacacatatTGCTTAGGCTTAGTGCTGTGGCTGACTTAGGCCATATTTTACAGTCGACAGACCTCAgtgtcaaaacaaacacattcattcatccCAGCCAAAAAATCGCCCCGTCATCTGGTAGAACTTCATGTTGAAGGGCCGGTAGAAGTCCCGTAGCCTCTGCACCACCTCGGGGTTAATGTTCGGGTGGGTCCGCCCTTTGGTTTTGCCCAGGCAGTGGGGCTTGCTGCTGCCCTCCGCCTTCTTGAGGCACGGGAAGCCCTTGGTCTGGTTGAAGTAAAAGTGTTTGTCTGTGATGATCCTCTTGAGCCCCAGGAAGTCCTGCACGCGGCCCAGCTCGCCGGCCGGGTCGCTGATCAGACGCTCGCCGCTCACAAACAGGATCTGCTCCATGGGGAAGTACTGCAGCCAGTTGTCCAGGTGCTTGGCGTAGATGCCGATCTGGATGGCGCTCCACGACGTGTCGATGAGCCCCGTAGTCCTGTTTTTGAAGGTCAGGCTCTCGAAGGAGGGAATGTCGGGCTTCTTAGACAGCGTCTGCGTGTAGTCCGAGATCGCCCTGGTGACGGGGTCCCGCACCACCACGATTAGCTTGGTGTCCCGGGACATGGCGGAGATCCTGGCCGGCGCCTCTCTGGTCACAAAGTAGCTGGGGGTTTTCTCCATGGTGATCTGGCCCTCCAGGGTCTTGGGCATCAGCTCCctgagaaaaggaaataaaggaagTGAGGAATTTGTTTGACCTGCTCTCCTGACTGAAACAGCTCTCACAGTTGTACAACCACTCTTATTCCAACAAACATTCCTGCTGGATGAACTCTGGCTATGTCATCAGAAATGTAAAATCCAATCAATCAAGAATAACATTTGAAAGAGgtggtttatttattcagtctTTATCAGGTGTCTGTGTCTCCCAGCTAAACTGACTGCCGCGAGGTGTGACTGAATGTCGAGCTGCCGCTTCAGAGCGAGCAGCATCTCGCTCAGGCACTTCACTCCGTATTGACCTTCTCCTAGTGAGAGCATTCAGATGCTACATCAAGTGTTTCTTAATGTAGCCTGAGGGCTTATGAAATCAAGAGGGGCTTTCCCCCGGGTCCATTTGAAAGAGCGTATTCCTCACTCTGATATGACATGGAGAGAAGAGTGTCAATCTCCATCCATACTCTGTTATTGCTGCTTATGAAAGATTGATACTTGAGCCAACGACCCCTCTCAGCATAATTGATCACCTTCTTGTCTTTCACCATTTGCAGTGAACGGTGGAAtatcaaaacattatttcaacaCCACAATTTCCCCACTGGTGGGTATTTCATAAATGAaaggtgtgtttttctcctcacaGAATTGTAGTGCTGTTTCcgttttaatgatttatttatttgacacgTGATTTCGTGAATTACTATGTTTGTAGACGTTATAAACAGTTCCACTTGAGCGAGCCGcgcacacagagaaataacGAGTCAACAAAGACCGATGTTGTAAATGTGCTGACCTCTGCGAAATTAAATCCCGGTGATGAAAGAATGCCCATAAATCCCAACTCGAATATTTACAGCAACAAAGTTCAACTGGGCTACAACATTTGGTCGTAGGTTTTACTTGGCAACATCTCCTCATGTGCGCCTGAGTGCTTTTTCACCATGGACTCACAAAAGGGATGAGAAACAAGCTAATCCATTCGGCCATGACACCAATCCGCTCCCACCGCGCCTTCCCCtcactctcctctttcctctggcCCTCGCGCCTCCAGGACAGTGACCTGAAGCAAAGCGGGTAAAAAGCAGCCCATGAATGATTAACGCGCCTTCCCTCTGCCATTTAGAGCCTCTGCAGAATACAGTTTTAAAATTCACCAAAGTACAGAATGCAAGCCTCAATTATTCATCCGCTTGGCTGGCGCTGCTTAAAGCCAGGACCGGCGCTGACAAAGTGGCCCGGGCTGCTCCCAGGGTGGATGCCGTAAGCTGGCCGTGACAGAACTCCTGAGACCCTGAAGGGGGTgggcgggggggtgggggggggcctCTGAACTCCTCTGCACGACGTGGAGACTGAAGAGGGCTCCACACTTCAATCTCCAGTTGTTTATAGAAGCATGCTGGTGCGGCGACACACACCGGCACGTTCAAAGAAAATACAGCTCCTTCCTACCGCCGAGCCTCTTTTTTCCTGATGTGATGGGCACTGTTTTTCTGCCTTGCAAACAGGCTGGTAAACAACCATGCTCCGTTTAACATACACAGAAGCAAATGAGACAGAGGGCACGGAGATCTTTGCTGAGGCCAACCTTTACACAGAGGGAATGCATCTCTAAAAGACACCAGCTGTCAAGCGGAATGGAATGGCTGGTTTCACTGATGTCCTTGCACTTTTTCAATCAACACTCCAAGAcggtttttctttttaaccccTTCCACGTAAGAACAGGCACAAGAAATCAGCCGGTGCTTAAGAGCGGCTGCCGGTTAAAGGCAGTGGAAGTGGAACAGAAGAGTTAGAAGGCATGTGTCAATCAGTGGAGTGCAAGCGAAGGCCCCTTGCCTCAGTCGTGCAGGGCAATGTCAACGTCTGTCCTGAGTGGATCCAGTCTGACAGACACAGATCACAGTCAGCACAAATTTACCATACTGTAGAGGAAGTGGCCGATAAGGGCAAGGTCGGCGACACAGGTGCGCTTGATGTCCTGACACACTCCTGCGACACTGACCGTCACCTGACCCTCCGTCCTCTCCGTCTCGCGAACCTCTCCGACAGCTGtacggagaggaagagggacaaAGTTTCCTTCCTCTCGCATTAGCTCTGCCCCATTGCCTGAGCAGTTTGTGCTCGGAGCCCAGACTTTGTGTAATGACGCTGTAAAACAAACCCTAGTTAGGAAAAGGGCATCATCAGTGAATGCATAGGGTAACCAGGCCGACATGTCAACAAAGAATATGCAGACTAATTATTGATAAATGGGGGATCCCGGATGCCGGCAGTCTTCCTGAGCCACTGGGCCTTCAAGTCACCAGCGATCTAACCCTTACCACAACtatttggtgcaaaaaaaaaaagaacattattgctttatgaaaaagaaatgacttGTTCTAAAGGAAGCATCCATATTTGATACGCTGCATCTTGCTTATTGTGTGGTCTATGCACTCACTGTGGTGTGGCGTTGCAGGGGCACTCAGGGAGGATTTTTCAGGGTCAgtggggtatgtgtgtgtgtgtgtgagggtgtgtgtgttgtgcaatGTGAAGCCAGTCATGTTTGGGATTCAAAGTATGGAAGTAATTGAGCAATCACATATTCAGGTTGATGTAAATTTTATAGTTATTGAAAGAATGGTTTCCAGTTGGTCTGTGGGGTTTAATCATGTGAAACAGATACCAACCGTATTcatgtgtaaaacaaaaaatgtctagAATTTCCAAACATCTAAATGTGAACATGCATGCccaagcagagagcagacaaACAGCTTAAATTCTTCACTTTTAATAGTGGGTGGACAGCAAGGAACACCGCGTTTTATATTTAACTACATGAGAGTACAGTATTTCTTTCCATTCCGTCGCAGCATGCAGTGCTTTTAAATGAAACTTTATTGTCAGCGTAGGTGATGTAACACATGACAAACTCTCCGAGCGCCTGAGATTTACTGCGGCTCCGCAGCCTCCTTTGATGTCTTCATCGCGCTGCTAAAATACAACTCCCCGAGCACGCTGATGCATGAAACACAGGCGGCGGGATTCACTCAAGAAACAACACACGGGCCCAAATCAGAAGAAACACCGCGCATGAACCCGGGCCTCTTTCTCTTTAAATCAAGTTCGCTTGCTTAGGTCCAAATTTAGcactggagagaaaaaagaaaaaaaaaaaaatattaagatgAATGGGAAATTTAtgacacaacaaacaaatagcTACAAACTGTGTATGTGACAGAACATGGCACATGCTGTACTTGGAGAAGGTCCTCTCATATGGAAATAACTAGGTTGGGTCGGCTGCCAGGACTCATTCGGGCAACTCTAGTCCCTGTTAAAACACAAATTCCAAGGCACATGGTAATGGTGCAGTACATCACTCAATGTGTCCTTTGTACGCGTGTCTATAAAATAAGGATTTCGGAATAAAGGGCCTGATGCATCACTGCCTTCGTTTCCCCACTGCACGCATTTCACTCGCAAATCCACCTCATATAGTGAACTCTCCCCTCATATACGCACTGTGACTCATGTCTGCCTGTTATataaatgctgaaaaatgtcCATGCCTAACTGCATCATGAGGTCTCATTCACTGTAAATCCAGTGCATGTGCTATATGACATCATGAAATATAAATTAGGAAGGAGTAAAGCAAACGAACAAGCGATCGGCGCAGGATCGCCCGCTTCCTGGTGTTATGCCGGACCTTTCCGAGAGGCCCTGGATCGGGGCCAATGTCTGTCAATTGACAGGGGCTGTAAAGGCACAGAGGCAAGTGGGCATGAGTGCTGTCCACTTCTCCCCCACAAgcctttgattcatttttcctcttccaGCAGGGAGCCCTGGCAGGCATAAATACACTCCCACAGTGTTCCCCTGCCACTACCACCAGATAATAatcttgtaattggctcaatatttttgctgtttgcagGGGAAGCAAGGGCCAGCGCCGCTCTTGGTGGCTTTGGCTCACCAGACATTTTCCAGGTCAGTAGATGCGAGTGGaggtcagagaaagagagaaggaggaggaagtgaaggggggaaggtggggggggggtgattTAGAGTAATGACTGCTGTGTGGTGGAAGGAAGGCCCACTCCTCTAGGGGCCTGCTTTCCTGCTCTGTCAACCTCCTGCAACAACGCAGCCCTGAAATCGCAGGCGGTGCCGCCACGCCGCACCTAATGGCATGCAGGAGGAGAGATACGATGTGAGATGCAGGCCTGCAACAGCCTCTGCTAATATGTCTGGGGATCCCACTGTGATCCCTAATGAATGATAAAAGGAGAGGTGTGCTATAAAATCAAAATTGCCTTCCTTTCAATTGATCATGCAGTTATTTTTATACAGCCGGCCTGGAAAAGAGTCGTTAGCGGTGCAATGTGGCAGGCAGCATCAGACCGAGCCATTTATCACTGAGGGATTACAGGTGTGAGCTATCCAGAAGCACGGGCTCCAGTTTGGTGTGTATCCTCTCTATGACCCCGACGGCCTCAGTCCCACGAGATCAGTCCACctgacttttttatttattttttttactcaaatgGATTTATAATCCTCACCCAACTGTTTGCTGCTTGCTCCTACCTGCATTTTAGAGCTCAAAACCCTCCTCCTTTCCCGCTAGATAGTGTAATAttcagtgatgggagtaacagCGTTACTAACggtgttacttttatcagtaacgagtaatcaaagaaattactgtttcccccgttgtaacgccgttaccgttactgacaataaaatgcgccgttacttgccgttacttactactactaattattattattttattatcctattcaaaaaatgtgcgtcttgtggagaaaaagcggtgtgtcaattttcaaaccggttggactttgcagtttttcgtaacatatcaacatgcatggagaatgagcacaaattacaagaagcgTATGTGTTTCtcgacggcagagcggatagtatctccacctgccatacagaagaccgggggttcaaatCCCCACCtgaacaagctggcatcactactttaaactataattaattactttttcaaagtaacgtggccaacactgacaatgatcgatgaaatttgacagcaatgtccacactgcaacagcaacgcaaaaatatgtgcattaataagaggatttaagaaaagaaaaaaagtaatcataaaaattactttccccagtaattgaattactcttctgcagcagtaattgagtagtaatcaaaatcacttttttacagaagtaattagtaattgtagcttattagttttgtgagtaattggtcccaacactggtaaTATTCCACCAGCATGGCTACACAGTGCATTGTGGTCTGTGTTGCTAGGATATTTAAAGACAAATGTATTTCATTAAAGAGGAACTCTTGTACTATTGTTTAACATCGCTCATATTACCCCACTAAACTTCTACTAATGTCTTGCGAGGGCATCCTGTGCTCCAGTGCAGTCCATGAGGGCCGATTGACACTCCAAAAAATCCAGCAGTCGCCCTGAGAGTACCGGTGATCGCCCTGTAATGAGAGCTGTTTCTCACACAGTTTAGATGCGACCATAGCCACTGCTTCAGGACTTCCTTGTTTACTCTGCACCAGCCAGCTGCAGCTGccacttttcatgttttcacccACAACTGAGTGAAAATGTGACTGGTGTATAGCGACCTGATAGtatgtgaagagagagacagagagagagagagagcagcagtggccgagtgagctagacagtgaatgaagagagagagagcagaggtaGCAAGAACAAATGTTCGTCAAAGCTTTTAAATCACTGCAACCCACGAGAGGTTCTTCATCggaactgtgcacaaaaaatattacgCAAACAATACAGGCCCAGTAGTATGTGtgattagacacacacacacacacacacacacacacacgccaaatGCATGATGATGAAACAAAACCTCTTTCTCATGCAATGGGCTCTTTGGGGAAACTTAACTACAAATAATGCAGGACATGTTCATGGGAATAGTGGGTGGGAGTGAAGTGGTACATGGGAACTGCAGGGGGTAGGAAGCAATTTTGAAAGGGACACAATTACCAGATAAGAAAGAGGCATCTCCTCTTGGAAAAGCATGGGAGGACAGGGTCTACCATTTTCCACTGGGAAATAACAACACTT
This genomic interval from Myripristis murdjan chromosome 19, fMyrMur1.1, whole genome shotgun sequence contains the following:
- the LOC115378428 gene encoding heparan sulfate glucosamine 3-O-sulfotransferase 3A1-like yields the protein MAFSRVCKLDPPSRGIFRKPAVMLCSLLTSLFLLHCLTERCSTTMPSPLKSSSRLVGVFAADLEDLRSPRRKRLVYKWTSGSDGMSYGAGRRYTRVSGDEDAGQVVEQDGAPELDSAPPEDSLLLPPLDIVPSRKVSPRFAGKLSPLGEGTKKLPQALIIGVKKGGTRALLEFLRVHPDIRAVGAEPHFFDRNYDNGLEWYRELMPKTLEGQITMEKTPSYFVTREAPARISAMSRDTKLIVVVRDPVTRAISDYTQTLSKKPDIPSFESLTFKNRTTGLIDTSWSAIQIGIYAKHLDNWLQYFPMEQILFVSGERLISDPAGELGRVQDFLGLKRIITDKHFYFNQTKGFPCLKKAEGSSKPHCLGKTKGRTHPNINPEVVQRLRDFYRPFNMKFYQMTGRFFGWDE